One stretch of Streptomyces sp. A2-16 DNA includes these proteins:
- a CDS encoding FtsK/SpoIIIE domain-containing protein, whose protein sequence is MAKLPLIALAVLVALALLLKWRRPVWYWLSFGIVLAVVRVRWRYASVMEACHLTVPASRMRRALARWMKKPVPQQRVPRLLWIRPTRTGLRLRIKMWPGQDAFEFAAASDRLRHSFGVHQVTSREIKPGVIEIALTGYDVLKRVQMPATTERDLLKIPLALVEDGSVHYRDYRQVPHSITVGAIGTGKSVTQRTLIKELAPQPVALVGIDCKKGVELGPLARRFSALVDNPDDAADLLEALIARMEVTYDVIRRAQRISADTPDADIAANIWDLPEKLRPVPIVVTIDEIAELALSTKKNDPRRDRIVKALVRLAQLGRAAGIFLDIYGQRFGSELGDGITMLRAQLTGRMVHRVNDESTAKMAFGDISPHAVFAAIQIPNERRGMAVVGYSTGEWVRIRTPHTTMRQAVAACNKYAHLVPDLPELARFRPLLDLAPVEAPAVTEAA, encoded by the coding sequence GTGGCCAAGCTGCCGCTGATCGCGTTAGCGGTCCTGGTCGCGCTGGCGCTGCTGCTGAAGTGGCGCCGCCCGGTCTGGTACTGGCTGAGCTTCGGCATCGTCCTCGCCGTGGTGCGGGTGCGCTGGCGGTACGCGTCGGTCATGGAAGCCTGCCATCTGACGGTGCCCGCTTCGCGGATGCGTCGGGCGCTGGCCCGGTGGATGAAGAAGCCGGTTCCGCAACAGCGGGTGCCGCGGCTGCTGTGGATCCGCCCGACCCGGACCGGTCTGCGGCTTCGGATCAAGATGTGGCCCGGACAGGATGCGTTCGAGTTCGCCGCCGCCTCCGATCGGCTGCGCCACTCCTTCGGCGTCCATCAGGTCACCTCCCGCGAGATCAAGCCGGGTGTCATCGAGATCGCGCTCACCGGCTACGACGTCCTCAAACGGGTGCAGATGCCGGCCACGACGGAGCGTGATCTGTTGAAGATCCCGCTTGCGCTGGTCGAGGACGGCAGCGTGCACTACCGCGACTACCGACAGGTGCCCCACTCGATCACGGTCGGTGCGATCGGCACTGGCAAGTCCGTCACCCAACGCACCCTGATCAAGGAACTCGCCCCGCAACCGGTCGCCCTGGTCGGCATCGACTGTAAGAAGGGCGTCGAACTCGGCCCGCTCGCACGTCGGTTCTCCGCTCTGGTCGACAACCCCGACGATGCCGCCGATCTCCTCGAAGCCCTGATCGCCCGGATGGAAGTCACTTACGACGTCATCCGCCGCGCGCAGCGCATCAGCGCGGACACTCCGGATGCGGACATCGCCGCGAACATCTGGGACCTGCCCGAGAAGCTGCGTCCGGTGCCGATCGTGGTCACCATCGATGAGATCGCCGAACTTGCGCTGAGCACGAAGAAGAACGACCCGCGCCGCGACCGCATCGTCAAGGCTCTCGTCCGCCTTGCCCAACTCGGCCGTGCGGCCGGCATCTTCCTCGACATCTACGGGCAGCGCTTCGGCTCCGAACTCGGCGACGGCATCACCATGCTGCGTGCCCAGCTCACCGGGCGGATGGTGCACCGCGTCAACGATGAATCCACCGCCAAGATGGCGTTCGGCGACATCTCCCCGCACGCCGTGTTCGCCGCGATTCAGATCCCCAACGAACGGCGCGGGATGGCCGTGGTCGGCTACTCCACCGGTGAATGGGTGCGCATCCGTACCCCGCACACGACCATGCGGCAAGCCGTGGCGGCCTGCAACAAGTACGCGCATCTGGTCCCGGATCTCCCGGAGTTGGCCCGCTTCCGCCCGCTGCTCGACCTCGCGCCTGTCGAGGCGCCCGCGGTAACCGAAGCCGCCTGA
- a CDS encoding XRE family transcriptional regulator: MANERLRAAISAKGETIQSVAQHVGIDPKSVERWITTDRTPHRGHRWKAASYLGVDEVYLWPTVQKQSETASTSELITYYPHRGAVPTALWASLIEKAKDQVDILVYGGTFLFDGFPDLPYELADKAKAGAQVRVMLGDPDSEMVRQRGEEEGIGDDLAARARITRRYLEPAAKTPGIEIKMHDTILYNSIYRFDDDILVNPHVLGAPAGQNPVLHFRYIPGARTFRHYMRSFDYAWERGRPA, encoded by the coding sequence ATGGCGAACGAGCGTCTACGCGCAGCGATTTCAGCCAAGGGTGAGACGATCCAGTCAGTCGCTCAGCACGTCGGAATCGACCCGAAGAGCGTGGAACGTTGGATCACGACGGATCGCACCCCGCACCGCGGCCATCGTTGGAAGGCCGCAAGCTACCTCGGAGTTGATGAGGTCTACCTCTGGCCCACAGTCCAGAAGCAGTCTGAGACAGCAAGTACTTCCGAGCTCATCACGTACTACCCCCACCGCGGAGCAGTCCCGACGGCTCTATGGGCATCGCTCATCGAGAAAGCGAAGGACCAGGTCGACATCCTCGTTTACGGAGGGACGTTCCTGTTCGACGGGTTCCCTGATCTCCCGTACGAGTTGGCCGACAAGGCGAAGGCGGGCGCCCAGGTGCGCGTCATGCTCGGCGACCCTGACTCCGAGATGGTGCGCCAGCGCGGCGAAGAGGAGGGCATTGGCGACGATCTGGCAGCACGTGCCCGGATCACCCGCCGTTACCTCGAACCAGCAGCTAAAACGCCTGGAATCGAGATCAAGATGCACGACACGATCCTCTACAACTCGATCTACCGGTTCGACGACGACATCTTGGTGAACCCACACGTCCTCGGCGCACCCGCAGGGCAGAACCCAGTCCTGCACTTCCGCTACATCCCGGGAGCCCGGACGTTCCGGCATTACATGCGCAGCTTCGACTACGCATGGGAGCGCGGCCGCCCCGCGTAG
- a CDS encoding NUDIX domain-containing protein, whose amino-acid sequence MARVDYFNDPNAPKANSIVPSVTAVALNEAGEVLLIHKTDNNLWALPGGGVDVGESAPDAAVRETKEETGFDVEVTGLIGIYTNPAHVMAYDDGEVRQQFSICFHARIIGGERRTSSESKEVAFVHPSRLDDLNIHPSMRMRIDRGLTKQAEPYIG is encoded by the coding sequence ATGGCCCGAGTCGACTACTTCAACGATCCGAACGCTCCGAAAGCAAACAGCATCGTGCCGTCCGTTACCGCCGTCGCGCTGAACGAGGCTGGGGAGGTCCTGCTGATCCACAAGACGGACAACAACCTATGGGCACTGCCCGGTGGTGGGGTGGACGTCGGCGAGTCAGCACCCGATGCCGCTGTTCGGGAGACCAAAGAAGAGACCGGCTTCGACGTCGAGGTGACAGGCCTGATCGGCATCTACACCAACCCAGCCCATGTCATGGCCTACGACGACGGCGAGGTACGCCAGCAGTTCTCCATCTGCTTCCACGCGCGCATCATCGGCGGCGAGCGACGCACCAGCAGCGAGAGCAAGGAAGTGGCATTCGTGCACCCGAGTCGACTCGACGACCTCAACATCCATCCGTCGATGCGGATGCGGATCGATCGAGGGTTGACCAAGCAGGCTGAGCCCTACATCGGTTGA
- a CDS encoding HD domain-containing protein, protein MPSGLDTPQGAAELAESLLPPLGNRWLHTQAVAARAGEVSGAVSEEERDLLVAAAWLHDIGYAPQLRDTGFHPLDGARYLETLGAPSRLVRLVAHHSGAVYEAEQRDLTAELAAYEREDSAVLDALIYADMTTGPAGQTFDFDRRIDEILERYELGSEVHNAISKARPYLEGAVARTRARLSDQPM, encoded by the coding sequence ATGCCCTCAGGACTGGACACGCCCCAAGGTGCGGCCGAGCTGGCCGAATCGCTCTTGCCCCCGCTCGGGAACCGTTGGCTGCACACTCAGGCGGTGGCGGCGCGCGCTGGCGAGGTTTCGGGGGCAGTGTCCGAAGAGGAACGTGATTTGCTCGTCGCTGCTGCTTGGCTGCATGACATTGGCTACGCCCCGCAGCTGAGAGATACGGGCTTTCACCCCCTCGATGGTGCGCGGTACCTGGAGACGCTTGGAGCGCCGTCCCGGCTCGTTCGCCTGGTCGCCCACCACTCCGGCGCTGTATATGAGGCCGAACAACGCGACCTGACAGCCGAGTTGGCGGCATACGAGCGCGAAGACTCCGCCGTCCTTGACGCGTTGATCTATGCGGACATGACGACCGGGCCGGCTGGTCAGACCTTCGACTTCGACCGACGGATCGACGAAATCTTGGAACGGTACGAGCTCGGTAGCGAGGTGCACAACGCGATCAGTAAGGCGCGTCCGTACCTCGAAGGTGCTGTTGCACGCACACGCGCTCGCCTTAGCGATCAACCGATGTAG
- a CDS encoding DUF262 domain-containing protein → MADLDELEGIAEDPSDQVADISTAGMIKIGQQPQIVTPVTETILSVLSSVKDGSVVLQPPYQRRAFWDRKKKSALIESVFLGLPLPLIYLADAEINMDGESVPVREVVDGQQRLTSLKEFYDGTLTIPEDSVVEELRGRRFVDLKPGLKAGFKNFKLSTATIPIDARADKFELFKRLNQKSTVLSDQELRNAVHHSDYLRQIKGHSERLREKLRVSDAEWSRMKDVEYFSRLLAYQRRGYLDFPNKRLNQFLNEEMIVGKSEDPDVRERRFKLIEKALDRVILVFGELRFRPYRIPDRSFGEWARTLNRALMEAQVWAFLDHSRYGFKDAGSFDRAIRERRSEIIDAVQRLHVYNERFNDAIQRGTTGKPNVEFRFARYDAAIRIALSDIPEGRRRRFFTLQQKQNIWDRTAAEDRKCSECDHPMRFEEAEVDHIKPFAEGGETVEGNGQLLHRACNRAKGARWDPVDEVETDVA, encoded by the coding sequence ATGGCAGATCTCGATGAGCTCGAAGGCATCGCTGAGGACCCGAGCGATCAAGTGGCGGACATCAGCACAGCCGGCATGATTAAGATCGGACAGCAGCCTCAGATAGTCACGCCAGTAACCGAGACGATCCTTTCAGTCCTGTCGTCGGTAAAGGATGGCTCAGTAGTACTACAGCCGCCCTACCAGCGCCGCGCTTTCTGGGACAGGAAAAAGAAGTCGGCCCTCATCGAGTCTGTATTTCTTGGCCTCCCCCTCCCTCTGATCTATCTAGCAGATGCAGAGATAAATATGGATGGCGAGTCGGTGCCAGTTCGCGAGGTAGTTGACGGACAGCAGCGGCTTACATCTTTGAAAGAGTTCTATGATGGAACCCTAACAATTCCCGAGGATTCTGTCGTTGAAGAGCTTCGTGGACGACGATTCGTTGATCTGAAGCCTGGCTTGAAGGCAGGATTCAAGAACTTCAAACTTTCAACCGCCACTATCCCCATAGATGCCCGCGCGGACAAGTTCGAACTGTTTAAGCGACTTAACCAGAAGAGTACGGTTCTATCGGACCAGGAACTCCGGAATGCGGTACACCATAGTGATTATCTCCGGCAAATTAAGGGCCATTCGGAGCGGCTCAGAGAAAAACTGAGGGTTTCTGATGCCGAGTGGAGCCGCATGAAGGATGTTGAGTACTTCTCGCGACTGCTCGCGTACCAGCGTCGAGGATACCTGGACTTCCCGAATAAGCGCCTAAATCAATTTCTTAACGAAGAAATGATTGTAGGGAAGTCAGAAGATCCAGATGTTCGAGAACGTCGATTCAAACTGATCGAAAAGGCCCTAGATCGCGTAATACTTGTGTTTGGTGAGCTTAGGTTCCGGCCGTACCGCATCCCGGATCGCAGTTTCGGTGAATGGGCTAGGACGCTGAACCGGGCACTAATGGAGGCTCAGGTGTGGGCGTTCCTCGATCATTCGCGGTATGGCTTCAAAGACGCCGGGTCTTTTGACCGAGCTATCCGAGAACGGCGCAGCGAAATCATCGACGCTGTGCAGCGGCTGCATGTCTACAATGAGCGTTTCAATGATGCCATCCAGCGAGGTACCACAGGTAAGCCGAACGTAGAGTTCAGGTTTGCTAGATATGATGCTGCTATCCGTATAGCGCTTAGCGATATCCCGGAGGGGCGTCGTCGGCGTTTCTTTACGCTGCAACAGAAGCAGAACATATGGGATCGAACGGCTGCCGAAGATCGCAAATGTTCAGAGTGTGATCATCCAATGCGCTTTGAAGAAGCTGAGGTTGACCACATTAAACCTTTCGCAGAGGGCGGCGAGACGGTCGAAGGGAACGGTCAGCTGCTACATAGGGCCTGCAATAGAGCTAAGGGGGCGCGGTGGGATCCTGTGGATGAAGTGGAAACTGACGTCGCATAG
- a CDS encoding TrmO family methyltransferase, translating to MGRLVGGLDDFSHLEVSYHFDRVPVERIETGARHPRGNTDWPLVGIFAQRGNTDWPLVGIFAQRGKSRPNRIGIPRCRLLRTDGLDIRVEGLDAVHGTPVSTSSPTWPSSARRAARTSPPGRPRSCATTTDSAAPAVSAAA from the coding sequence GTGGGCCGGCTCGTCGGTGGGCTGGACGACTTCTCCCATCTGGAGGTCTCGTACCACTTCGACCGGGTGCCGGTGGAGAGGATCGAGACCGGTGCACGCCATCCGCGCGGCAACACCGACTGGCCGCTGGTCGGCATCTTCGCCCAGCGCGGCAACACCGACTGGCCGCTGGTCGGCATCTTCGCCCAGCGCGGCAAGAGCCGCCCCAACCGCATCGGCATCCCCCGCTGCCGGCTGCTGCGCACCGACGGCCTCGACATCCGCGTCGAGGGCCTGGACGCCGTCCACGGCACCCCGGTCTCGACGTCAAGCCCTACCTGGCCGAGCTCGGCCCGCAGAGCCGCAAGGACCAGCCCTCCTGGGCGACCGAGATCATGCGCAACCACTACTGACAGTGCCGCTCCTGCTGTCAGTGCCGCGGCGTAG
- a CDS encoding D-2-hydroxyacid dehydrogenase family protein, with protein MRLRCAVLGDFQRAATGFADWSPLADRVEVVSHDTHFADEDALAEALADADIVVTLRERVPFPASLIARLPRLKLLIASGMRNSVIDYAAAEAHGVTVCGTASASTPPVELTWALLLGLARGIVEESNALRAQGPWQSTVGADLHGRRLGLLGLGRIGSRVARIGLAFGMEVCAWSQNLTKERAEEVGVRLAASKEELLAESDFVSVHLALGDRTRGLLGPAELALLKPTAYLINTSRAAIVDQDALIAALHEGRIAGAGVDVFDTEPLPADHPMRTAPRLLATPHLGYVSQANYTTYYGQAVENIQAYLAGSPVRQLP; from the coding sequence ATGCGTCTGCGCTGCGCCGTGCTCGGCGACTTCCAGCGGGCGGCGACCGGCTTCGCCGACTGGTCACCGCTCGCGGACCGGGTCGAAGTCGTCTCCCACGACACCCACTTCGCCGACGAGGACGCCCTGGCCGAGGCCCTCGCCGACGCCGACATCGTGGTCACCCTGCGCGAGCGCGTCCCCTTCCCGGCCTCCCTCATCGCCCGCCTGCCCCGGCTGAAACTGCTCATCGCCTCCGGCATGCGCAACTCCGTCATCGACTACGCGGCCGCCGAGGCACACGGCGTCACCGTCTGCGGTACGGCGAGTGCGTCGACCCCGCCCGTCGAGCTGACCTGGGCACTGCTGCTCGGCCTCGCGCGCGGGATCGTCGAGGAGAGCAACGCCCTGCGCGCACAGGGCCCCTGGCAGTCCACCGTCGGCGCCGACCTGCACGGCCGCCGGCTCGGACTGCTCGGCCTCGGCAGGATCGGCAGCCGCGTCGCGCGGATCGGGCTCGCCTTCGGCATGGAGGTCTGCGCGTGGAGCCAGAACCTCACCAAGGAGCGCGCCGAGGAGGTGGGCGTGCGCCTGGCCGCGTCCAAGGAGGAACTGCTGGCCGAGAGCGACTTCGTCTCCGTCCACCTCGCCCTGGGCGACCGCACCCGAGGTCTGCTCGGCCCCGCCGAGCTCGCCCTCCTCAAGCCCACCGCCTACCTGATCAACACCTCGCGCGCGGCGATCGTCGACCAGGACGCGCTGATCGCCGCCCTGCACGAGGGCCGGATCGCCGGAGCGGGCGTCGACGTCTTCGACACCGAGCCCCTCCCCGCCGACCACCCGATGCGCACGGCTCCGCGCCTGCTCGCCACTCCGCACCTCGGCTATGTCTCGCAGGCCAACTACACGACGTACTACGGCCAGGCCGTCGAGAACATCCAGGCCTACCTGGCGGGTTCACCCGTACGACAGCTGCCCTGA
- a CDS encoding DUF2087 domain-containing protein — translation MTTDTEPVDRVIRLFAEENRVRAFAAVALGAGSPAEVARASGLSARETAVALHRLGEQGVVAEGDDGTLGVAYGLFREYAREAARRERSEEGPASGDTLVLRTFVRGGRLVRLPAQWNRKKLVLRHIAEQTFEPGVAYPERVVDEKLRAWCEDSDDIDHVTLRRYLVDLHHLRRSEGIYRREPVDEGSGQLSYG, via the coding sequence ATGACCACCGACACCGAACCGGTCGACCGAGTGATCCGTCTGTTCGCCGAGGAGAACCGTGTGCGGGCCTTCGCCGCGGTGGCCCTGGGCGCCGGCAGCCCCGCGGAGGTCGCCCGGGCGTCCGGACTGTCCGCGCGGGAGACGGCCGTGGCGCTGCACCGGCTGGGCGAGCAGGGCGTGGTGGCGGAGGGGGACGACGGGACCCTCGGCGTGGCGTACGGCTTGTTCCGGGAGTACGCGCGGGAGGCGGCGCGGCGGGAGCGCTCCGAGGAGGGGCCGGCCTCGGGGGACACCCTCGTCCTGCGGACCTTCGTCCGGGGCGGGCGGCTGGTGCGGCTGCCGGCCCAGTGGAACCGCAAGAAGCTGGTTCTGCGGCACATCGCCGAGCAGACCTTCGAGCCGGGCGTCGCCTACCCGGAGCGGGTCGTCGACGAAAAGCTGCGGGCCTGGTGCGAGGACAGCGACGACATCGACCATGTGACGCTGCGGCGCTACCTGGTGGACCTGCACCATCTGCGCCGCAGCGAGGGGATCTACCGTCGTGAACCGGTGGACGAGGGCTCAGGGCAGCTGTCGTACGGGTGA
- a CDS encoding chaplin codes for MSRIAKAAGVALGTGAVVIGGAGLALADAGAHGEAVGSPGVLSGNLVQVPVNIPVNVCGNTVDVIGLLNPAFGNKCVNDGGHKGNPGPGGHGGYGYGG; via the coding sequence ATGTCTCGCATCGCGAAGGCAGCGGGTGTCGCCCTCGGCACCGGTGCCGTGGTCATCGGCGGCGCCGGCCTGGCGCTGGCGGACGCGGGCGCCCACGGCGAGGCCGTCGGTTCGCCCGGCGTCCTGTCCGGCAACCTCGTCCAGGTCCCGGTCAACATCCCGGTCAACGTGTGCGGGAACACCGTCGACGTGATCGGCCTGCTGAACCCGGCCTTCGGCAACAAGTGCGTGAACGACGGCGGCCACAAGGGCAACCCCGGCCCGGGTGGACACGGCGGCTACGGCTACGGCGGCTGA
- a CDS encoding tyrosinase family protein, translating into MAYTRKDVSTLTAAEKRRFVKAMLEVKRRGEYDEFVRTHIEYYTSDGEGGLRTAHMAPSFLPWHRRFLLDLERALRRVDSSVTVPYWDWTRDRTTTSAPWTADLLGGNGRRSDRQVMSGPFAYATGNWTLKEGVTDGEFLTRDLGRAAAPLALPTKSELEGALADPVYDVSPWDSTVSRGFRNRLEGWGSGRGSVAWRNHNRVHRWVGGAMVGGASVNDPVFWMHHAFIDLCWYRWQRRHGGTRYQPARPPGPASEQYERIVARHEKMPPWGVTPDQLEDVSGIYRYA; encoded by the coding sequence ATGGCGTACACGCGTAAAGATGTCAGCACACTGACCGCCGCCGAGAAGCGGCGGTTCGTGAAGGCGATGCTGGAGGTGAAACGGCGGGGCGAGTACGACGAGTTCGTGCGCACCCACATCGAGTACTACACCTCCGACGGCGAGGGCGGCCTGCGTACGGCCCACATGGCGCCGTCCTTCCTGCCCTGGCACCGCCGCTTCCTGCTGGACCTGGAGCGGGCGCTGCGCCGGGTGGACTCGTCGGTGACGGTGCCGTACTGGGACTGGACCCGCGACCGTACGACGACGTCCGCGCCCTGGACCGCGGACCTCCTCGGAGGCAACGGGCGGCGCTCGGACCGGCAGGTGATGTCGGGGCCGTTCGCCTACGCGACCGGCAACTGGACGCTCAAGGAGGGCGTCACCGACGGGGAGTTCCTCACCCGGGACCTCGGCCGCGCCGCCGCTCCCCTCGCGCTGCCCACGAAGAGCGAGCTGGAGGGGGCGCTCGCCGACCCGGTCTACGACGTCTCGCCCTGGGACTCGACGGTCTCCCGGGGGTTCCGCAACCGGCTGGAGGGGTGGGGCAGCGGCCGGGGCAGCGTCGCCTGGCGCAACCACAACCGGGTGCACCGCTGGGTCGGCGGCGCCATGGTCGGCGGCGCGTCCGTCAACGACCCGGTGTTCTGGATGCACCACGCCTTCATCGACCTGTGCTGGTACCGCTGGCAGCGGCGGCACGGGGGCACCCGCTATCAGCCGGCCAGGCCGCCCGGTCCGGCGAGCGAGCAGTACGAGCGGATCGTGGCCCGCCACGAGAAGATGCCGCCGTGGGGCGTGACGCCCGATCAGCTCGAGGACGTCAGCGGGATCTACCGGTACGCGTGA
- a CDS encoding tyrosinase family oxidase copper chaperone, with product MVVSVEVAAVGTARKRGGPARVSRRDVLLGLFGPAAVAAAFVPVVAATRSIRAAEPPADIVFDETYRGRRIRGIRTSASSAGRVLGDAQWQVTVDGRPLHLMRRADGTWLSMIDHYRSYDTPLAAARAAVDELGPGRQLREGGPEHMGGDHGVHA from the coding sequence ATGGTCGTGAGTGTCGAAGTGGCGGCGGTGGGGACGGCGCGCAAGAGAGGCGGGCCCGCACGGGTGAGCCGGCGGGACGTCCTGCTCGGGCTGTTCGGCCCGGCGGCCGTGGCCGCGGCGTTCGTCCCGGTCGTCGCCGCCACCCGCTCGATCCGCGCGGCCGAACCGCCCGCGGACATCGTCTTCGACGAGACCTACCGGGGCCGCCGCATCCGCGGCATCCGCACCTCCGCCAGCTCCGCCGGCCGGGTCCTCGGCGACGCCCAGTGGCAGGTGACCGTCGACGGACGGCCCCTGCATCTGATGCGCCGCGCCGACGGCACCTGGCTGAGCATGATCGACCACTACAGGTCGTACGACACACCGCTCGCCGCCGCCCGGGCCGCGGTCGACGAGCTCGGCCCCGGGCGGCAACTGCGCGAGGGAGGACCGGAACACATGGGGGGAGACCATGGCGTACACGCGTAA
- a CDS encoding vitamin K epoxide reductase family protein has translation MERTAGGSRAFAALLVITGAAGLLASWVITLDKFKLLEDPDFTPGCSLNPVVSCGSVMKSDQASAFGFPNPMLGLVAYGIVVCVGVGLWTGARFPRWYWVTFDAGCLFGVGFVSWLQFESLYRINALCLWCALAWVATIVLFWYVTSFDVRHRFLPAPGALRSFLAEFTWLLPLLHIGIVGMLVLTRWWDFWTS, from the coding sequence ATGGAGCGGACCGCAGGCGGCAGTCGCGCGTTCGCCGCGCTGCTGGTGATCACGGGAGCGGCCGGACTCCTCGCCTCCTGGGTGATCACCCTCGACAAGTTCAAGCTGCTCGAGGACCCGGACTTCACCCCGGGCTGCAGCCTGAACCCGGTGGTGTCCTGCGGCAGCGTCATGAAGAGCGACCAGGCATCGGCCTTCGGGTTTCCCAACCCGATGCTGGGCCTGGTCGCCTACGGCATCGTCGTCTGCGTCGGCGTCGGTCTGTGGACCGGCGCCCGCTTCCCCCGCTGGTACTGGGTGACCTTCGACGCCGGCTGTCTGTTCGGCGTCGGGTTCGTGTCCTGGTTGCAGTTCGAGTCGCTGTACCGGATCAACGCCCTGTGCCTGTGGTGCGCCCTGGCATGGGTCGCCACGATCGTCCTGTTCTGGTACGTGACCTCGTTCGACGTACGCCACCGATTCCTGCCCGCGCCGGGCGCGTTGCGGTCCTTCCTCGCCGAATTCACCTGGCTGCTGCCGCTGTTGCACATCGGGATCGTCGGAATGCTGGTCCTGACGCGCTGGTGGGACTTCTGGACGAGCTGA
- a CDS encoding DUF5949 family protein — MTSTSSETRPFHAPDLGTLVVMAWSGEAPDGDMPYLLAYSLGDGAAGPEGSTAAVEALLENNDLPVGGDLVDGKARPSLPVSLLVESGAAVVTMPGFNAQCVPPQEWLDAVGERGFAYFVFTTRPWPEAEPGKPVDPEALAAFAGAEETLNAAAHIVLPARSLRG, encoded by the coding sequence GTGACCTCAACCTCAAGCGAAACCCGCCCCTTCCACGCCCCCGACCTGGGCACGCTCGTCGTGATGGCCTGGAGCGGCGAAGCCCCCGACGGCGACATGCCCTACCTCCTCGCCTACTCCCTCGGGGACGGCGCGGCCGGCCCGGAGGGCTCGACGGCCGCCGTGGAGGCACTGCTGGAGAACAACGACCTGCCGGTCGGCGGCGACCTCGTCGACGGCAAGGCGCGGCCCAGCCTCCCCGTCAGCCTGCTCGTCGAGTCCGGTGCCGCCGTCGTCACCATGCCGGGCTTCAACGCCCAGTGCGTCCCGCCGCAGGAGTGGCTCGACGCGGTCGGCGAACGCGGCTTCGCCTACTTCGTGTTCACCACCCGCCCCTGGCCCGAGGCCGAGCCGGGCAAGCCCGTCGACCCCGAGGCGCTGGCCGCCTTCGCCGGTGCCGAGGAGACGCTGAACGCGGCGGCGCACATCGTGCTGCCGGCCCGCAGCCTGCGCGGCTGA
- the chpG gene encoding chaplin ChpG, producing MSRIAKGLALTTVAAAAVAGTAGIAAADAGAQGAAAHSPGVLSGNVVQVPVHVPVNVCGNTVNVIGLLNPAFGNECAND from the coding sequence ATGTCGCGTATCGCGAAGGGCCTGGCCCTGACCACCGTTGCGGCCGCCGCCGTTGCGGGCACCGCCGGCATCGCCGCCGCCGACGCCGGCGCGCAGGGCGCTGCCGCCCACTCCCCGGGCGTGCTGTCGGGCAACGTCGTCCAGGTTCCGGTCCACGTGCCGGTCAACGTGTGCGGCAACACCGTCAACGTGATCGGTCTGCTGAACCCCGCGTTCGGCAACGAGTGCGCCAACGACTGA